Proteins found in one Timaviella obliquedivisa GSE-PSE-MK23-08B genomic segment:
- a CDS encoding energy-coupling factor ABC transporter ATP-binding protein has product MHHNPIDIKNLSYAYADGTQALQEINLSISASEKVAIVGANGSGKSTFLQHLNGILLPQTGEIVIGEMPVEPKYLKAIRNFVGLVFQNPDDQIFMPTVWEDITFGVMNQGIRGHDLNHRARHAMAAVGLEPDKFGGRIASNLSGGEKKRVAIAGVLAMQPQVLVLDEPTAQLDPRSRRQLIYLLQNLPLTQLIATHDLDMALDLCRRTIVLSGGRIVFDGLTETVMNDRAFLEKHSLEMPLCYSRPYCRQEDRPEARPHPATLPHVEFGAPSPSPLSPTEQSKEQKYI; this is encoded by the coding sequence ATGCATCACAACCCCATTGATATTAAGAACCTCAGCTATGCCTATGCCGATGGTACGCAGGCGTTGCAAGAGATTAATCTGTCGATTTCTGCCAGTGAAAAAGTGGCGATCGTGGGTGCAAACGGCTCAGGTAAGTCTACGTTCTTGCAGCATTTAAACGGCATTCTGCTGCCCCAAACAGGCGAAATTGTCATTGGCGAGATGCCTGTAGAACCTAAATATTTGAAGGCAATCCGCAATTTTGTCGGGCTAGTGTTTCAGAACCCCGATGACCAGATTTTTATGCCGACTGTTTGGGAAGATATTACCTTCGGAGTCATGAACCAGGGCATCCGAGGGCACGACCTAAATCATCGGGCAAGGCACGCAATGGCGGCGGTGGGACTTGAACCAGACAAATTTGGAGGGCGCATTGCTAGCAACTTATCGGGAGGTGAAAAGAAACGGGTGGCGATCGCCGGAGTGCTTGCCATGCAGCCCCAAGTTTTAGTGCTAGATGAACCCACCGCCCAGCTTGATCCCCGCAGTCGGCGGCAGCTTATCTATCTTTTGCAAAACTTGCCCTTAACTCAACTCATTGCCACTCATGATTTGGATATGGCGTTAGATCTCTGTCGCCGAACGATTGTTTTGAGCGGTGGACGAATTGTGTTTGACGGTTTAACTGAAACAGTGATGAACGATCGCGCCTTCTTAGAAAAGCACTCTCTCGAAATGCCGCTCTGTTATTCCCGCCCCTACTGCCGACAAGAAGATCGTCCCGAAGCGCGTCCTCACCCCGCAACATTGCCCCATGTAGAGTTTGGTGCTCCATCCCCTAGCCCTTTATCCCCC